The sequence CCTTTATCAAAATTCCCGCGCCGGAAATACTGCCCTCATAACAACAAGGGGAGCAGATACTATGGCAATTTCATCGCGAATCACACTTCTCGGCGCGCTGGCGCTGTGGGCCTTTCAGGCGCAGGCGGTAGACGTCACCGTCGCGTATCAAACCTCTGCGGAACCGGCGAAAGTTGCGCAGGCGGATAACACCTTTGCCAAAGCGAGCGGCGCGAACGTCGACTGGCGCAAGTTCGACAGTGGGGCGTCCGTCGTGCGTGCGTTAGCCTCCGGCGACGTGCAGATCGGCAATATCGGATCCAGCCCGCTGGCGGTCGCGGCCAGCCAGCAGGTGCCGATTGAGGTGTTCCTGCTCGCCTCGCAGCTCGGTAACTCTGAAGCGCTGGTGGTGAAGAAAAACATCACCAAACCGGAAGACCTGATCGGCAAGCGCATCGCCGTGCCGTTTATCTCTACCACCCACTACAGCCTGCTGGCGGCGCTCAAACACTGGGGCATCAAGCCGGGGCAGGTTCAGATTCTTAATCTCCAGCCACCCGCGATAATCGCGGCCTGGCAGCGTGGGGATATTGACGGAGCCTATGTCTGGGCCCCAGCCGTGAACGAGCTGGAAAAAGATGGCACCGTGCTGACCGACTCCGAAAAGGTGGGCCAGTGGGGCGCGCCGACGCTCGACGTGTGGGTCGTGCGCAAAGACTTTGCTGAGAAACATCCCGAGGTGGTGAAAGCCTTTGCCAAAAGCGCCCTCGACGCCCAACAGCCCTATATCAGTAACCCCGATGAATGGCTGAAGCAGCCCGCCAATCTTGAAAAACTCGCCCGACTGAGCGGCGTGCCGGAAGCGGACGTGCCGGGGCTGGTGAAAGGCAATACCTACCTGACCCCTGCGCAGCAGGTGCAGCAGCTGACCGGGCCGGTGAACAAAGCGATTGTCGATACCGCCACCTTCCTGAAAGCGCAGGGCAAAGTGCCCGCGGTAGCGGCGGATTACAGCCAGTACGTCACCGACCGCTTTGTGAAATAAGGAGTCCGCCATGCTGAGCATAACTAACCTGTATGCCGATTACGGCGGCAAACCCGCGCTGGAGGAGATCAACCTGACGCTGGCCAGCGGTGAACTGCTGGTGGTGCTGGGCCCCTCCGGGTGTGGGAAAACCACGCTACTGAATCTGATTGCCGGTTTTGTCCCTTATCAGCGTGGCACCATCCAACTGGAAGGCAAAAAGGTGGAAGGCCCCGGCGCCGAGCGCGGCGTGGTTTTCCAGAATGAAGGTTTGCTCCCCTGGCGCAACGTGCAGGAAAACGTGGCATTTGGGCTACAGCTTGCGGGGGGGAACCGCGAACAGCGGCTGGAAACGGCACGGCAGATGCTGAAAAAAGTGGGTCTCGAAGGGGCGGAAAAACGCTTTATCTGGCAGCTTTCCGGCGGTCAGCGCCAGCGTGTCGGCATTGCCCGTGCGCTGGCGGCAAACCCGCAGCTGTTGCTGCTGGACGAGCCGTTCGGCGCGCTGGACGCCTTCACCCGCGAGCAGATGCAAACCCTGCTGTTGCGTCTCTGGCATGAGACGGGCAAGCAGGTCCTGTTGATCACCCACGACATCGAAGAAGCGGTGTTTATGGCGACCGAGCTGGTGCTGTTATCGCCGGGGCCGGGGCGCGTGGTGGAACGCTTGCCGCTCGAGTTCGCGCGCCGTTATGTCGCCGGAGAACCCGTGCGCAGCATCAAATCCGATCCGCAGTTTATCGACCAGCGTGAGTACATCCTAAGCCGCGTGTTTGACCAACGGGAGGCTTTCTCATGAGCATCGTCTTCAGTGAAAAAACGCGCCGCACGCGTCAGGCGCTGCGCTGGCCGTTCTCCCGCCAGCTCACGTTGAGCGTCGGGACGCTGCTGGTGTTACTGGCGGTGTGGTGGCTGGTGGCGGCACTGCAGTGGATCAGCCCGCTTTTTCTGCCGCCGCCGGGACAGGTGCTGGCCAAACTTATTGCCCTCGCCGGGCCGCAGGGGTTTATGGATGCCACGCTCTGGCAGCATCTGGGCGCAAGCCTGACGCGCATTCTGGTGGCGCTGCTGGCGGCGGTGATGATCGGCATTCCGGTTGGCATCGCGATGGGCTTAAGCCCGACGGTGCGCGGCATCCTCGATCCGCTGATTGAGCTTTACCGCCCGGTGCCGCCGCTGGCCTATCTGCCGCTAATGGTAATTTGGTTTGGCATCGGTGAAACGTCAAAAATCCTGCTGATCTATCTGGCGATTTTCGCCCCGGTTGCGATGTCGGCGCTGGCGGGCGTCAAAAGTGCCCAGCAGGTGCGGATCCGCGCGGCGCAGTCGCTGGGCGCCAGCCGGACACAGGTGCTGCTGTTCGTGATTTTACCGGGCGCGCTGCCGGAGATCTTAACCGGGCTGCGCATCGGCCTCGGCGTGGGGTGGTCCACGCTGGTGGCGGCAGAGCTGATCGCCGCCACGCGAGGATTAGGGTTTATGGTGCAGTCGGCGGGAGAGTTCCTGGCGACTGACGTGGTGCTGGCAGGGATCGCAGTCATTGCCGCGATCGCCTTCGGATTAGAGCTGGGGCTGCGCGCGCTACAGCGTCGTCTGACGCCCTGGCATGGAGAAATACAATGAGTGAACGTCTGACCATTACCCCGCTGGGGCCGTATATTGGCGCGCAGGTGTCGGGCCTGGATGTAACCCGTCCGCTGAGCGATAACCAGTTCGAGCAGCTGTATCACGCGGTGCTGCGCCATCAGGTGGTGTTCCTGCGCGAGCAGGCGATCACCCCGCAGCAGCAGCGCGCGCTGGCGCTACGCTTTGGCGATCTGCATATCCATCCGGTCTATCCGCATGCGGAAGGGGTGGAGGAGATTATCGTCCTGGATACCCATAACGATAATCCGCCGGATAATGACAACTGGCACACCGATGTGACCTTTATCGAGACGCCGCCCGCAGGGGCGATCCTCGCGGCAAAAATGCTGCCGGAGACCGGAGGCGATACGCTGTGGGCGAGCGGCATTGCGGCTTTCGAGGCGCTGTCCGCACCGTTCCGGACGCTGCTGAGTGGTCTGCGGGCGGAGCACGATTTCAAAAAATCGTTCCAGGAATACAAGTACCGTAAAAGCGAAGAGGAGCATCAGCGCTGGCTGGATGCGGTTGCAAAACATCCTCCGCTGCTGCACCCGGTGGTGCGTACCCATCCGGTCACGGGCAAGCAGGCGTTATTCGTGAACGAAGGGTTTACCACGCGCATTGTGGACGTGACGGAAAAAGAGAGCGAGGCGCTGCTACGCTTCCTGTTTGCGCATATCACCAAACCGGAGTTTCAGGTGCGCTGGCGCTGGCAGGAGAACGATCTGGCGATCTGGGATAACCGCGTGACGCAGCACTATGCCAATGCGGACTATCTGCCGCAGCGTCGGATTATGCAGCGGGCGACGATTTTGGGGGATAAGCCGTTTTATCGCCCTTGATCCTGTAGTACCTGTAGGTCGGGTAAGGCGTAGCCGCCACCCGGCAATTGTGCACCTTTTTTGCCGGGTGGCGCTGCGCTTACCCGGCCTACAAAGAGTGAACCCCTATATACCGCTGATAGCGGTTCGTCTTCAGGTAGCACAAATCCACCAGCACCAGCCCGTCGACGCAGTTGTTGAACGCCGGGTCGCTGCCAAAATCAATAAACTGCACGCCACCCGGTTCGCACAGCTCGGAATACTGCTTGTAGAGTGGCGGAATGCCGCAGCCCAGATTGCCGAGCAGGGATTTCAGCTTCGTCAGATCGTCCACGTAATCCACGCCGCCAAACTGTGCCAGCACGTCCGGTAACGATGCAGGATAAGGCTGGCGCGACGCGGCCAGCGGATGGCTTGCCGGGAACCACAGACGGTAAAATGCCACCAGCAGATCCCGCGCCGCTGGCGGTAAGCCTCCGGAAATCGAGACCGGGCCAAACAGATAACGGTAGTGCGGATAACGTGCCAGATAAGCCCCAATCCCGGACCAGAGATAATCCAGGCCGCGGCGTCCCCAGTAGCGCGGCTGAATAAAGCTGCGACCCAGTTCAATGCCGTGCTCCAGCACGTCCTGCATTTTATCGTCGTAGTGGAACACGCTGTAGCTGTACAACCCTTCCGGACCCCGATGCGCAATCTGCTTTGCGGTGGGCATAAAGCGATACGCCCCCACGATCTCCAGATCCTCATCATCCCACAGGATCAGGTGCAGATAATCGTCATCGTAACGGTCGGTGTCCCGGCGCTTGCCGCTCCC comes from Enterobacter kobei and encodes:
- the tauA gene encoding taurine ABC transporter substrate-binding protein gives rise to the protein MAISSRITLLGALALWAFQAQAVDVTVAYQTSAEPAKVAQADNTFAKASGANVDWRKFDSGASVVRALASGDVQIGNIGSSPLAVAASQQVPIEVFLLASQLGNSEALVVKKNITKPEDLIGKRIAVPFISTTHYSLLAALKHWGIKPGQVQILNLQPPAIIAAWQRGDIDGAYVWAPAVNELEKDGTVLTDSEKVGQWGAPTLDVWVVRKDFAEKHPEVVKAFAKSALDAQQPYISNPDEWLKQPANLEKLARLSGVPEADVPGLVKGNTYLTPAQQVQQLTGPVNKAIVDTATFLKAQGKVPAVAADYSQYVTDRFVK
- the tauB gene encoding taurine ABC transporter ATP-binding subunit, whose translation is MLSITNLYADYGGKPALEEINLTLASGELLVVLGPSGCGKTTLLNLIAGFVPYQRGTIQLEGKKVEGPGAERGVVFQNEGLLPWRNVQENVAFGLQLAGGNREQRLETARQMLKKVGLEGAEKRFIWQLSGGQRQRVGIARALAANPQLLLLDEPFGALDAFTREQMQTLLLRLWHETGKQVLLITHDIEEAVFMATELVLLSPGPGRVVERLPLEFARRYVAGEPVRSIKSDPQFIDQREYILSRVFDQREAFS
- the tauC gene encoding taurine ABC transporter permease TauC, which gives rise to MSIVFSEKTRRTRQALRWPFSRQLTLSVGTLLVLLAVWWLVAALQWISPLFLPPPGQVLAKLIALAGPQGFMDATLWQHLGASLTRILVALLAAVMIGIPVGIAMGLSPTVRGILDPLIELYRPVPPLAYLPLMVIWFGIGETSKILLIYLAIFAPVAMSALAGVKSAQQVRIRAAQSLGASRTQVLLFVILPGALPEILTGLRIGLGVGWSTLVAAELIAATRGLGFMVQSAGEFLATDVVLAGIAVIAAIAFGLELGLRALQRRLTPWHGEIQ
- the tauD gene encoding taurine dioxygenase, which codes for MSERLTITPLGPYIGAQVSGLDVTRPLSDNQFEQLYHAVLRHQVVFLREQAITPQQQRALALRFGDLHIHPVYPHAEGVEEIIVLDTHNDNPPDNDNWHTDVTFIETPPAGAILAAKMLPETGGDTLWASGIAAFEALSAPFRTLLSGLRAEHDFKKSFQEYKYRKSEEEHQRWLDAVAKHPPLLHPVVRTHPVTGKQALFVNEGFTTRIVDVTEKESEALLRFLFAHITKPEFQVRWRWQENDLAIWDNRVTQHYANADYLPQRRIMQRATILGDKPFYRP